In Candidatus Methanomethylophilus alvi Mx1201, a genomic segment contains:
- a CDS encoding DUF373 family protein produces MKKTLILVVDRDDDFGAKGSVKTPVIGIDACAEAATALGVADPEDSDTNALYAAMNIYREMEKDGEPAGSFEVALICGDQKVGYKSDGKIVDELNEVLDKVNPNRAILVGDGAEDEYVYPIISSRVSIDSVRKVYVKQAPGVEGTFYIIQKTLSDPQKRERFLAPVSWILMLISSIYIAAGLIIADDLSDFFISSTTLFIVFFIGVMLALYSYSVDERLRRAKDKWAERAKRGSVTVIFSIGGLALMAIGVVIGFISLTDYYTTRTLQRLVLFVCNALWPVLFGIILIMGGTLLDRYMNSHVIKYRFITHCLDIVAIGMLLTGAFDFVGSNLDLGSASMTIVLFEIIGGFVLFIAALVLQHIVKEAMGIEEKEGTKDEVL; encoded by the coding sequence ATGAAGAAGACCCTGATCCTCGTCGTCGACAGGGATGACGATTTCGGTGCCAAGGGCAGCGTGAAGACCCCGGTGATAGGCATAGACGCCTGTGCCGAGGCAGCTACGGCTCTTGGTGTGGCCGATCCCGAGGATTCCGATACCAACGCCCTGTATGCGGCGATGAACATCTACAGGGAGATGGAGAAGGACGGCGAGCCCGCCGGTTCCTTCGAGGTCGCGCTGATATGCGGGGACCAGAAGGTAGGATACAAGTCGGACGGGAAGATCGTAGACGAACTCAACGAGGTCTTGGACAAGGTGAATCCCAACAGGGCCATCCTCGTCGGTGACGGGGCCGAGGACGAGTACGTGTATCCGATAATATCGTCGCGTGTGTCCATCGACTCGGTCAGGAAGGTCTATGTAAAGCAGGCCCCCGGCGTGGAGGGTACGTTCTATATCATCCAGAAGACCCTGTCCGATCCTCAGAAGAGGGAACGTTTCCTGGCCCCCGTGAGCTGGATCCTCATGCTCATATCCAGCATATACATCGCGGCCGGATTGATAATAGCAGACGATCTGAGCGATTTCTTCATATCGTCCACCACCCTGTTCATAGTATTCTTCATAGGTGTCATGCTGGCACTGTACTCCTACAGTGTGGACGAACGTCTCCGCAGGGCCAAGGACAAATGGGCCGAGAGGGCCAAGAGAGGGAGCGTCACCGTCATCTTCAGCATCGGAGGTCTGGCACTTATGGCCATCGGGGTCGTCATCGGTTTCATCTCCCTGACCGACTATTACACGACGCGTACCCTTCAGCGGTTGGTCCTCTTCGTATGCAACGCCCTGTGGCCTGTTCTTTTCGGCATAATCCTCATCATGGGAGGTACGCTTCTGGACCGCTACATGAACTCCCATGTGATCAAATATCGTTTCATCACCCATTGTCTGGATATCGTGGCCATCGGTATGCTGCTCACCGGGGCGTTCGACTTCGTCGGATCCAACCTCGACCTGGGATCTGCCAGCATGACGATCGTCCTCTTCGAGATCATCGGAGGTTTCGTCCTCTTCATCGCGGCGCTCGTCCTCCAGCATATTGTCAAGGAGGCCATGGGTATCGAGGAGAAAGAGGGGACGAAGGATGAAGTTCTCTGA
- a CDS encoding 6-hydroxymethylpterin diphosphokinase MptE-like protein encodes MKFSEWEPVYVSICSDMGYDPSCDDMSARMLLALTQNSDVRDEDSIAPLIKDTVTVLGASSGLEGDILSKGVEGTVIVAGSAVGRAMAAGVRPDIVVTDLDGDIGPQIDACNSGVLTLVLAHGDNAELVGKYIPLMRGPLVPTTQGRPFGILQNYGGFTDGDRAVCLAKEFGAVRIRLLGFDFDDPYPKEGSDPEVKRRKLSWARRIIKDVAGETATI; translated from the coding sequence ATGAAGTTCTCTGAGTGGGAACCGGTATACGTCTCGATATGCTCGGACATGGGTTACGACCCGTCGTGCGACGACATGTCCGCGAGGATGCTCCTCGCCCTGACGCAGAACTCGGACGTCCGGGACGAGGATTCCATAGCTCCTCTCATCAAAGATACGGTCACCGTCCTGGGGGCCTCTTCCGGTCTGGAGGGGGACATCCTATCCAAGGGTGTCGAGGGGACCGTCATAGTGGCCGGATCCGCCGTGGGAAGGGCCATGGCAGCAGGGGTACGCCCCGATATCGTCGTCACGGACCTCGACGGGGACATAGGTCCTCAGATAGACGCATGCAACTCCGGGGTCCTGACGCTGGTCCTCGCACACGGGGATAATGCGGAACTCGTGGGGAAGTACATCCCCCTGATGAGAGGTCCGCTGGTACCCACTACGCAGGGGAGGCCGTTCGGCATACTGCAGAACTACGGCGGATTCACCGACGGGGACCGCGCCGTATGTCTGGCGAAGGAGTTCGGTGCCGTCAGGATAAGGCTGCTGGGATTCGATTTCGATGACCCGTATCCCAAAGAGGGGAGCGACCCCGAGGTAAAGCGGCGTAAGCTCTCGTGGGCCCGTCGCATAATAAAGGACGTCGCCGGGGAAACTGCAACCATATAA
- a CDS encoding site-2 protease family protein — MSLTLWILIILAIIYVPVWYFAWKSPNAKKYRMEKYGPAIKINTHLGIKTMDRVCKYRRFWRFMGVLSQILAFLLMVLIIYVVIVAVINLPSTLSRGGIGIEYALAIPGLNPILPFWYGLAALIIALVCHEFAHGVQARANGLRVKNTGLLYAVVPLGAFVEPEEEDVEKASRKARLDLYAAGIATNFVIGAVAFLLFSTVLLGGISSPYEDNAAVYGEREGSPADLAGIPAGAIILEVDGEEFVYSDSYDVTYSWDPGSLVTVTYVTEGGESHHSSPMRWGVYVSKTVDGEAAETSGIISGSYIVSIDGNKFYTSGAFSNFMSTTRGEQTVSVDYIDPYGSYVTTTLVLGSNGSIGYLGVYTDLSGMNLITPKDLLDYASNPFYGSKDILTAGQGLLGYLAHPFSGFDPVPESVQWWYGDQSGLFWMAVTLLYWIFWINILLGISNALPAFPFDGGYVFLGWVDRVLEKMGQKDEEARAKKANEIAGNVSTLMLFLYVLIIIVAIL; from the coding sequence ATGAGTCTGACGCTGTGGATCCTCATCATCCTTGCCATCATCTATGTTCCGGTGTGGTATTTCGCATGGAAAAGTCCCAATGCGAAGAAGTATAGGATGGAGAAGTACGGTCCCGCCATCAAGATCAACACCCATCTCGGGATAAAGACGATGGATCGCGTATGCAAGTACCGTCGTTTCTGGCGCTTCATGGGGGTGCTGTCGCAGATCTTGGCATTCCTCCTGATGGTACTGATCATCTACGTCGTCATCGTGGCCGTAATAAACCTGCCCAGCACCCTCAGCAGGGGAGGTATAGGCATAGAGTATGCCCTTGCGATACCGGGCCTCAATCCGATACTTCCCTTCTGGTATGGTCTGGCGGCCTTGATCATCGCCTTGGTTTGTCATGAGTTCGCCCATGGCGTACAGGCACGTGCCAACGGTCTCCGTGTAAAGAACACGGGCCTCCTGTATGCCGTCGTTCCGTTGGGGGCGTTCGTCGAGCCCGAGGAAGAGGATGTCGAGAAGGCCTCGAGGAAGGCGAGACTCGACCTGTATGCCGCCGGCATAGCCACCAACTTCGTTATAGGTGCCGTGGCATTCCTCCTTTTCTCCACGGTCCTTCTGGGAGGCATATCGTCGCCTTACGAGGACAATGCGGCCGTCTACGGGGAGAGAGAAGGGTCTCCCGCCGACCTTGCAGGGATCCCTGCAGGCGCCATAATCCTGGAGGTCGACGGGGAGGAGTTCGTGTATTCGGACTCCTATGACGTCACATACTCGTGGGACCCCGGTTCTCTGGTGACGGTGACATACGTCACCGAGGGCGGTGAATCGCATCACTCGTCGCCGATGCGTTGGGGGGTATATGTCTCGAAGACCGTCGACGGGGAGGCGGCCGAGACCTCCGGGATAATATCCGGCAGTTATATCGTATCCATCGACGGGAACAAGTTCTACACGTCCGGGGCCTTTTCCAATTTCATGTCCACCACCCGTGGCGAACAGACGGTGAGCGTCGATTACATCGATCCCTACGGGTCGTATGTCACAACGACCTTGGTGCTCGGATCCAACGGTTCGATCGGGTATCTGGGGGTCTATACGGACCTCTCCGGTATGAACCTGATAACGCCGAAGGACCTTCTCGATTACGCCTCCAACCCGTTCTACGGATCCAAGGATATCCTGACGGCCGGCCAGGGCCTCCTGGGATACTTGGCACATCCGTTCTCCGGGTTCGATCCCGTCCCCGAGAGCGTCCAGTGGTGGTACGGCGACCAGTCCGGTCTCTTCTGGATGGCCGTCACCCTCCTGTATTGGATCTTCTGGATAAACATCCTGCTAGGGATCTCCAACGCCCTTCCGGCCTTCCCCTTCGACGGAGGATATGTATTCCTCGGATGGGTGGACAGGGTCTTGGAAAAGATGGGCCAGAAGGACGAGGAGGCCAGGGCGAAGAAGGCCAATGAGATCGCCGGGAACGTTTCGACCCTCATGCTGTTCCTTTACGTCCTGATAATCATCGTAGCCATCCTCTGA
- a CDS encoding methanogenesis marker 2 protein: MALQAVIDAIRSFPGVTRKGKIHEVVDLLPTDSFKHVAAAEGEDAAAIEDGENYILFAADGIMESLVESDPYMAGYFAVLVNVNDIAAMGGRATAMVDVMSMSDEILCGRMLRGMEEGVRRFKVPIVGGHTHPDCKYHAIDISIIGTVKKGDIILSSTAEPGDDIVMVMDLDGHYPKNIPYAWVTTLDKDPKLVQRQMEAAAVVAEEHLVHSGKDMSNPGCVGTLGMMLESSCMGATVDLDKIPVPSSEKDDFIHWLLAYQGCGFVYACPPENSQRVIDIFSKVGCAGAVVGKVDDSLQLKLSMDGEKGVLFDFSKDIITGCRPKARRHRTF; encoded by the coding sequence ATGGCCCTTCAAGCCGTCATCGATGCTATAAGGTCCTTTCCGGGAGTAACACGGAAAGGCAAGATCCACGAGGTCGTAGACCTTCTCCCGACAGACAGTTTCAAGCATGTAGCGGCAGCCGAGGGAGAGGATGCGGCCGCCATCGAGGACGGAGAGAACTACATCCTTTTCGCGGCCGACGGCATAATGGAGTCCCTTGTGGAGTCCGACCCTTACATGGCCGGATATTTCGCAGTCCTCGTGAATGTTAACGATATAGCCGCCATGGGCGGCAGGGCGACCGCCATGGTGGACGTCATGAGCATGTCCGACGAGATCCTCTGCGGCAGGATGCTAAGGGGTATGGAGGAAGGGGTCAGAAGGTTCAAGGTACCGATAGTCGGAGGACACACCCATCCGGACTGCAAGTACCACGCCATCGACATATCGATAATCGGGACGGTGAAGAAAGGGGACATCATCCTCAGCAGCACCGCGGAACCGGGTGACGACATAGTCATGGTGATGGATCTGGATGGTCATTATCCGAAGAACATCCCCTATGCGTGGGTAACGACCCTCGACAAGGACCCCAAACTGGTCCAGAGGCAGATGGAGGCCGCGGCCGTCGTCGCCGAGGAGCATCTGGTCCACTCCGGAAAGGACATGAGCAACCCCGGATGCGTCGGCACCCTCGGGATGATGCTCGAATCATCGTGCATGGGCGCGACGGTCGATCTGGACAAGATCCCCGTGCCTTCGTCCGAGAAAGACGATTTCATACATTGGCTCCTCGCCTATCAGGGATGCGGGTTCGTATATGCGTGTCCTCCCGAGAACTCCCAGCGCGTGATCGACATCTTCTCGAAAGTGGGATGCGCAGGAGCGGTGGTGGGTAAGGTGGACGATTCCCTCCAGCTCAAACTCTCCATGGACGGGGAGAAGGGGGTCCTCTTCGATTTCAGCAAGGATATAATAACCGGGTGCAGACCCAAGGCTCGCAGACATCGAACGTTCTGA
- a CDS encoding oxygen-binding di-iron domain-containing protein, with amino-acid sequence MTQSIYGDLYQFSEMSGRMNMPVHQYLLATEPAIMFSTGTSSQAEWILPQIETILGGRPLKYLFISHMESDECGGYRIFQKKYPKIVIITSPFSARELAGFGYKGRIIVGNEGKPLIDGQLSLSFFDYPSEVHLQNGILVMDRGSGVFYSSDLFARDTSDGRVKDGRWTDVLQNIDTVLIPDEKKRLSLMKDLEHADPRFVASGHGVCVRCSSETYR; translated from the coding sequence ATGACTCAGTCCATCTACGGCGACCTGTATCAGTTCTCGGAGATGAGCGGCAGGATGAACATGCCCGTCCACCAGTATCTTCTGGCGACCGAACCGGCGATCATGTTCTCCACCGGCACATCCTCCCAGGCGGAATGGATACTGCCGCAGATCGAGACCATACTCGGCGGAAGACCGCTGAAATACCTGTTCATATCCCATATGGAATCCGACGAATGCGGAGGATACAGGATATTCCAGAAGAAATATCCCAAGATCGTCATAATAACATCCCCTTTCTCCGCCAGGGAGCTCGCGGGATTCGGTTATAAGGGCCGTATCATCGTCGGTAACGAAGGGAAACCCCTGATCGACGGACAGCTGTCCCTCAGTTTCTTCGATTATCCGTCGGAAGTCCATCTTCAAAACGGGATCCTCGTCATGGACAGAGGAAGCGGCGTATTCTACAGTTCCGACCTGTTCGCCCGCGATACGTCGGATGGAAGGGTAAAGGATGGAAGATGGACCGACGTCCTTCAGAACATCGACACCGTACTCATCCCCGATGAAAAGAAACGCCTGTCGCTCATGAAGGACTTGGAACATGCGGACCCCAGATTCGTGGCCTCGGGTCACGGCGTGTGTGTGAGATGCTCCTCGGAAACGTACCGATAA
- a CDS encoding MBL fold metallo-hydrolase, with product MDFTIHQYLLATEPSILFATGTVQQAERSLPEIEEILGGRPLDYIFVSHMESD from the coding sequence ATGGACTTCACGATCCACCAATACCTGTTGGCCACCGAACCGTCGATCCTGTTCGCCACCGGCACGGTCCAGCAGGCGGAACGCTCCCTTCCGGAGATCGAGGAGATACTGGGGGGAAGACCCTTGGACTACATCTTCGTCTCCCATATGGAGTCGGACTAA
- a CDS encoding flavin reductase family protein has product MRKDLGAKTILYPMPVLILAAYREDGRVDAMNAAWGGIADTNQVCICLSSDHATTKSIAARKALTVSVADAAHTVEADYLGVCSGNDVPDKFEKSGLHAVRSENVDAPVIQEFPLTLECRVSSIDDISEGTVRVVADIVNVSADEGILTDGKVDISKLDPITYDTVSHGYFRIGERVGNAFSDGKRLM; this is encoded by the coding sequence ATGAGAAAAGACCTCGGTGCCAAGACCATACTCTACCCCATGCCCGTACTGATACTCGCCGCCTACAGGGAGGACGGCAGGGTCGACGCCATGAACGCCGCCTGGGGCGGGATCGCCGACACCAACCAGGTGTGCATATGTCTGTCCTCGGACCATGCTACCACGAAGAGCATCGCCGCAAGGAAGGCCCTGACGGTATCGGTGGCCGATGCCGCCCATACGGTCGAAGCGGATTATCTGGGGGTTTGCTCCGGGAACGACGTCCCCGACAAGTTCGAAAAGTCCGGACTCCATGCGGTCAGAAGCGAAAACGTGGATGCGCCTGTCATCCAGGAGTTTCCCCTGACCCTCGAATGCAGGGTCTCTTCGATAGATGACATCTCCGAGGGCACCGTCAGGGTCGTGGCCGACATAGTGAACGTCTCCGCAGACGAAGGGATCCTCACGGACGGAAAGGTGGACATCTCCAAACTGGACCCCATAACCTACGACACCGTGTCGCACGGGTATTTCAGGATCGGAGAGAGGGTCGGCAACGCCTTCTCCGACGGAAAGAGACTGATGTGA
- a CDS encoding beta/alpha barrel domain-containing protein — MLSVSMEQGMMDMADMAKIEAERKVLPLSVLKQKCRMMSKEAAGVDGYVCAEPVIDEYMVYAAKAGGEKAVVIDVSLVDRERAVFFSKLARFVGISCVFQVHTFNQVSLAVSLGASAVQIPDADRAAILSGTVPGDVPCFLPSEACFAGHARKTEAVPAV; from the coding sequence GTGCTAAGTGTTAGCATGGAACAAGGAATGATGGACATGGCAGACATGGCGAAGATCGAGGCGGAGAGGAAAGTCCTCCCCCTCAGCGTACTCAAGCAGAAATGCAGGATGATGAGCAAGGAAGCCGCAGGCGTGGACGGATACGTCTGTGCGGAGCCCGTCATCGACGAGTACATGGTCTACGCCGCCAAGGCCGGGGGCGAGAAGGCGGTCGTCATCGACGTATCCCTGGTCGACAGGGAGAGGGCCGTATTCTTCTCCAAACTGGCCCGTTTCGTCGGCATATCCTGTGTTTTCCAGGTGCATACCTTCAACCAGGTCTCGCTGGCGGTATCCCTCGGGGCATCCGCCGTCCAGATACCCGATGCGGACAGGGCCGCCATCCTTTCCGGGACGGTTCCCGGGGATGTCCCGTGCTTCCTGCCCTCTGAGGCCTGTTTCGCAGGACATGCAAGGAAGACGGAGGCGGTCCCGGCTGTTTGA
- a CDS encoding sodium:solute symporter family protein, translating to MSGVSMPIFAAMLVIFAAVTIFLGYYGYRNTKDNSEFLLGRNKTNPIIIGLSYGATFLSASAVIGFGGQAATHGLTLMWLCFLNLFVGLFVAFLVFGPKTRRVGKRLGASTFADLLGKMYESKGIRAFTAILIIVMMPIYCAAVLKGGVNSVAVITGLTDLYDVILIVMAIIVGIYVVYGGIIAVMYNDALQAGIMFIGMVVILIVTFSTLGGVTNAFESLSALDPGMAGGVLDGFTGWTSVADFGSSEWMLVVTTFLMGVGLGVLTQPQLIVRFMSAKDDRMLDRSLIVGSIFMLVIVGTAYTAGALSNVFFMNNHGGLAFNYVSGLGLGTDFIIPQYILEVFDGVLGGDFFVCLFLLSLVCASISTISALMHTIGAAGGYDLYTLAKNRREKKEADSQNVRVNRICTAVMMVLVVIYCYVMPKDIIAKATSLFMGMTAAALLPAFVHGLYTKGRPNKRAAVCSIAVGTSSYLFWALFINKSSSVFLPICKMLTGDAVLFSGPIQYCDALIVSLPLSIAAFLIVMAIDRYCGSRKMQPAEAE from the coding sequence ATGAGCGGAGTATCCATGCCGATATTCGCGGCGATGCTCGTGATCTTCGCCGCAGTCACTATCTTCCTAGGGTATTACGGATACAGGAACACCAAGGACAACAGCGAGTTCCTTTTGGGGAGGAATAAGACGAACCCCATAATCATAGGTCTGTCCTATGGTGCCACCTTCCTCAGCGCCTCCGCCGTCATAGGTTTCGGAGGACAGGCCGCCACGCACGGACTCACGCTGATGTGGCTCTGTTTCCTCAACCTTTTCGTGGGACTCTTCGTGGCGTTCCTCGTATTCGGTCCCAAGACGAGAAGGGTGGGGAAGAGGCTCGGCGCCTCGACCTTCGCCGACCTCCTCGGGAAGATGTACGAATCCAAAGGGATCCGCGCCTTCACCGCCATCCTCATCATCGTGATGATGCCCATCTACTGCGCCGCCGTCCTCAAGGGAGGAGTCAACTCGGTGGCCGTCATCACCGGTCTTACCGACCTCTACGACGTCATCCTGATAGTCATGGCCATCATCGTCGGCATCTATGTCGTCTACGGAGGTATCATCGCCGTCATGTACAACGATGCCCTGCAGGCGGGGATCATGTTCATCGGAATGGTCGTCATCCTCATAGTCACGTTCTCCACCCTCGGCGGCGTGACGAACGCCTTCGAGTCCCTCTCGGCCCTCGATCCGGGCATGGCTGGAGGAGTCCTCGACGGTTTCACCGGCTGGACCTCCGTCGCGGACTTCGGTTCCAGCGAGTGGATGCTCGTGGTCACCACATTCCTGATGGGAGTGGGTCTCGGTGTCCTCACCCAGCCCCAGCTCATAGTCAGGTTCATGTCCGCCAAGGACGACAGGATGCTCGACAGGTCCCTCATCGTTGGCAGCATCTTCATGCTCGTCATCGTCGGTACCGCCTACACCGCAGGTGCCCTCAGCAACGTGTTCTTCATGAACAATCACGGCGGTCTGGCGTTCAACTACGTCTCCGGGCTCGGTCTCGGGACCGACTTCATCATCCCGCAGTACATCCTCGAGGTGTTCGACGGGGTCCTGGGAGGCGACTTCTTCGTCTGCCTGTTCCTTCTCTCGCTGGTCTGCGCCTCCATCTCCACCATCAGCGCCCTCATGCACACGATAGGTGCGGCCGGAGGTTACGACCTGTACACCCTCGCCAAGAACCGCAGGGAGAAGAAGGAGGCCGATTCGCAGAACGTCCGTGTCAACAGGATCTGCACCGCCGTGATGATGGTCCTCGTGGTCATATACTGCTACGTCATGCCCAAGGACATCATAGCCAAGGCGACGTCCCTTTTCATGGGGATGACCGCCGCCGCCCTTCTGCCCGCCTTCGTCCACGGTCTGTACACCAAGGGCAGGCCCAACAAGAGGGCGGCCGTATGCAGTATTGCAGTGGGGACCTCGTCCTACCTTTTCTGGGCGTTGTTCATTAACAAGAGCAGCTCCGTGTTCCTTCCGATATGCAAGATGCTGACCGGGGACGCGGTCCTTTTCAGCGGTCCCATCCAGTACTGCGACGCCCTTATCGTCTCGTTGCCGCTCTCCATAGCCGCATTCCTGATCGTCATGGCGATCGACAGGTATTGCGGATCGAGGAAGATGCAGCCGGCCGAGGCCGAGTGA
- a CDS encoding ABC transporter ATP-binding protein has product MENALELSNVSVVRDGVRILDRINLTIGQDENVAIIGLNGSGKTTLLKLLRGDVYPYDDDEPYSMRIFGERHWNIFDLRTKMGVVSMDLQDRFGGMTTVREVIGSGFFGSLDVFRGMTVTEEMEDLIRYRAAEMGIDDLLQRRIEGLSLGQMRRALIARALVTNPRMLILDEPMTGLDIVMKSKFRRMFDILIDSGVRIIMITHDLSDIPLSVDRVVMIKDGKIYDDGRKEDLLNDDKVSGLYGADVKVESTKGIYRMYLE; this is encoded by the coding sequence ATGGAAAACGCTCTCGAGCTATCCAATGTTTCGGTCGTTCGTGACGGAGTCAGGATACTGGACAGGATAAATCTGACCATAGGCCAGGACGAGAACGTGGCGATAATAGGTCTGAACGGTTCCGGTAAGACCACCCTCCTCAAGCTCCTGAGGGGGGACGTATATCCGTACGATGACGATGAGCCTTATTCCATGAGGATATTCGGGGAGCGCCATTGGAACATCTTCGACCTCCGCACCAAGATGGGGGTCGTATCGATGGATCTGCAGGACAGGTTCGGCGGAATGACGACCGTCCGCGAAGTGATAGGGTCCGGGTTCTTCGGAAGTCTCGACGTCTTCCGCGGCATGACCGTCACCGAAGAGATGGAGGACCTCATAAGATACCGTGCCGCCGAGATGGGGATTGACGACCTTCTTCAGAGGAGGATCGAAGGACTTTCCCTGGGTCAGATGAGGAGGGCCCTGATAGCCAGGGCCTTGGTCACGAACCCGAGGATGCTGATACTCGATGAGCCGATGACCGGGCTGGACATCGTGATGAAGTCCAAGTTCAGGAGGATGTTCGACATCCTCATCGACAGCGGAGTACGCATCATAATGATCACCCACGACCTTTCCGACATACCTCTGAGCGTGGACAGGGTCGTGATGATCAAGGACGGGAAGATATACGACGACGGCCGCAAGGAGGACCTCTTGAACGACGACAAGGTCTCGGGACTCTATGGGGCCGATGTAAAGGTTGAAAGCACCAAAGGGATATATCGTATGTATCTCGAGTGA
- a CDS encoding zinc ribbon domain-containing protein: MKYICRECGQEIPDDAEFCYSCGALKKTAMAIDDTGVPVNEKSGVCPHCGFENKEGDAFCASCGKPIAPMMTAQVMIQRKLTTRDKIAIGLAVVPGIFSVFGLGHLVMKKYSRAFLYMAISAIWIYLYLFYIRTTGSMFFLWLMFEFFIYFRQSMEVIGLVYFKGPDNKRGP, translated from the coding sequence ATGAAGTACATTTGCCGCGAATGCGGACAGGAGATCCCGGACGATGCGGAATTCTGTTACAGCTGCGGGGCGCTGAAGAAGACCGCGATGGCGATCGACGATACGGGCGTACCCGTCAACGAGAAGAGCGGGGTATGTCCTCACTGCGGATTCGAGAACAAGGAGGGCGACGCATTCTGCGCATCCTGCGGAAAGCCGATAGCCCCCATGATGACCGCACAGGTCATGATCCAGCGCAAGCTCACCACGAGGGACAAGATAGCCATCGGTCTCGCAGTCGTCCCCGGGATATTCAGCGTGTTCGGGCTCGGACATCTGGTCATGAAGAAGTACTCCCGTGCGTTCCTCTACATGGCGATCTCGGCGATATGGATCTACCTGTACCTCTTCTACATCAGGACGACGGGTTCCATGTTCTTCCTGTGGCTGATGTTCGAGTTCTTCATATACTTCAGGCAGAGCATGGAGGTCATCGGATTGGTCTACTTCAAAGGGCCCGATAACAAGAGGGGTCCGTAA